One Pseudorhodoplanes sinuspersici DNA segment encodes these proteins:
- a CDS encoding TRAP transporter large permease yields the protein MNWIEATIILFGGLCFIMALGLPVAIAFLAINLVGAWIFLGGESGLIQFNRNAVQSVTSFALTPIPFFVLMGEVLFQSGVAMKAIDAFALLIRRVPGRLSVIAIVAGTVFSAISGSTIATTALLGSLMLPTMLARGYHPKMAMGPIMGIGGVDMLIPPSALTVLLGSLAGISISGLLIGGIVPGLMLSGLFIGYIILRALMNPELAPAETLEATPSAWERWGPFLIYVLPLLSIFGLVVGAMSAGWATPTEAAALGATGTIIAAIAYRGLTIDNLMKSLLGTVAISGTILFIIVGATTFSQVLSFSGVVNGIIGLITGQGLSTMTVLIGMILILLFLGCFVDQVSMMLITLPFFMPLVIKLGIDPIWFGIIFLICMQLGLLTPPFGLLLYTMKGVAPKTITMNQVYMAATPYVLFGLFVLAAIIMFPQLATWLPSLLN from the coding sequence AGCAACCATCATCCTGTTCGGCGGCCTGTGCTTCATCATGGCGCTTGGCCTGCCGGTCGCCATCGCCTTTCTGGCGATCAATCTCGTCGGCGCCTGGATTTTCCTGGGCGGTGAATCCGGACTGATCCAGTTTAACCGCAACGCGGTGCAGTCGGTCACGTCCTTCGCGCTGACGCCGATTCCCTTCTTCGTGCTGATGGGCGAGGTGCTGTTTCAGAGCGGCGTGGCGATGAAGGCGATCGACGCTTTCGCGCTGCTGATCCGCCGCGTGCCCGGCCGATTGTCGGTGATCGCAATCGTTGCCGGCACGGTGTTCTCCGCGATTTCCGGCTCGACGATTGCCACCACGGCCCTGCTTGGCAGCCTGATGCTGCCGACCATGCTGGCGCGCGGCTATCATCCGAAGATGGCGATGGGTCCGATCATGGGGATCGGCGGCGTCGACATGCTGATCCCGCCCTCGGCACTGACGGTGCTGCTCGGCAGCCTCGCCGGCATTTCGATCTCAGGGCTCCTGATCGGCGGCATTGTGCCGGGCCTGATGCTGAGCGGATTATTCATCGGCTATATCATCCTGCGAGCCTTGATGAATCCCGAACTGGCTCCGGCGGAAACGCTCGAGGCCACGCCGAGCGCCTGGGAGCGCTGGGGGCCGTTCCTTATTTACGTGCTGCCGCTTCTTTCGATCTTCGGCCTCGTCGTCGGCGCCATGTCGGCCGGCTGGGCGACACCGACGGAAGCCGCAGCCCTCGGCGCGACCGGCACGATCATCGCTGCTATCGCCTATCGCGGCCTGACGATCGACAATCTGATGAAGTCGCTGCTCGGCACGGTGGCGATTTCCGGCACCATCCTGTTCATCATCGTTGGCGCCACCACCTTCTCGCAGGTGCTGAGCTTCTCCGGCGTGGTCAACGGCATTATCGGCCTCATCACCGGGCAAGGGCTGTCGACGATGACGGTGCTTATCGGGATGATTTTGATCCTGCTGTTCCTCGGCTGTTTCGTCGATCAGGTGTCGATGATGCTGATCACCCTGCCCTTCTTCATGCCGCTGGTGATCAAGCTGGGGATCGATCCAATCTGGTTCGGCATCATCTTCCTGATCTGCATGCAGCTCGGCCTGCTGACGCCGCCTTTCGGGCTGCTGCTTTACACGATGAAAGGTGTCGCGCCGAAAACGATCACCATGAACCAAGTCTATATGGCGGCGACGCCTTACGTTCTGTTTGGTCTTTTCGTACTCGCCGCCATCATCATGTTCCCACAGCTGGCCACCTGGCTTCCAAGCTTGCTGAACTAG
- a CDS encoding MarR family winged helix-turn-helix transcriptional regulator, whose translation MSSKAKPHLDDLLPYLMNRLIARMNQNLAEALRERGFTFQDWRVLAVLAAHEGANLTELAEATVIPQPSVSRLVANLTRRGYIERQNGATDSRVVHLHITAKGRGIYNKMLPLAVKEYRAATKGFSAKEYDQLRESLLRMMKNRKVSLLPSRK comes from the coding sequence ATGAGCAGCAAGGCTAAGCCGCACCTCGACGACCTTCTGCCGTATCTGATGAACCGCCTGATCGCGCGGATGAATCAGAACCTCGCGGAAGCGCTGCGCGAGCGCGGCTTCACGTTCCAGGACTGGCGCGTGCTAGCGGTGCTGGCCGCGCATGAAGGGGCAAACCTCACCGAGCTTGCGGAAGCCACCGTCATCCCGCAACCGAGCGTCAGCCGTCTCGTCGCCAATCTTACGCGCCGCGGCTATATCGAACGGCAAAATGGCGCGACGGATTCGCGCGTCGTGCATCTGCACATCACGGCGAAAGGACGCGGCATCTACAACAAGATGCTACCGCTTGCTGTTAAAGAATATCGCGCGGCGACGAAGGGTTTCAGCGCCAAGGAATACGACCAGTTGCGCGAGTCACTGCTGCGCATGATGAAGAACCGCAAGGTCAGCCTGCTGCCTTCTCGCAAGTAA